The following proteins come from a genomic window of Alicyclobacillus dauci:
- a CDS encoding DHHA1 domain-containing protein — MENEALEQIEQNPHWLEQKALCLLGDDWNEGLIGIVAGRIAERFHKPTLCLARNGDTAKGSARSIEGFDLYRALSDVQAKDGIFGAFGGHSAAAGFSLPLSHVGKLRNAFWTAGEEWWDDEASDASYIVDAPINLHQLTISLLDGLKRLEPFGQGNPDLSCTSLMQEWLR, encoded by the coding sequence ATGGAAAACGAGGCATTAGAACAAATCGAACAGAACCCGCACTGGCTAGAACAGAAGGCGCTTTGTCTATTAGGGGACGATTGGAACGAAGGCTTAATTGGAATCGTTGCGGGTCGCATTGCAGAACGCTTTCATAAGCCAACTTTGTGCCTGGCGCGTAATGGAGACACGGCTAAAGGCTCTGCTCGGAGCATCGAAGGGTTCGATTTGTATCGGGCGCTATCGGATGTCCAAGCGAAGGATGGAATTTTCGGAGCGTTTGGGGGGCATAGTGCTGCAGCTGGTTTTTCTTTGCCGTTGTCTCACGTAGGCAAATTGCGTAATGCATTTTGGACAGCGGGTGAAGAGTGGTGGGACGATGAAGCATCGGATGCATCCTATATCGTAGACGCCCCTATCAACCTACATCAGCTCACAATAAGCTTATTAGATGGCCTCAAGCGATTAGAGCCATTTGGACAGGGAAATCCGGACCTATCTTGTACGTCCCTTATGCAAGAGTGGTTGCGGTAG
- a CDS encoding GNAT family N-acetyltransferase, with amino-acid sequence MFDRVLEGTWVRLEPMTEEHVDGLYEAAQSSDIWAYMPRTITTRADMVSLVKDALSAYAAGEEVPFVVTDKATDTIVGSTRFLDISERNRQLEIGWTWLNPRVWRTPVNTECKYLLLKVCFEDLKLLRVQIKTDARNVRSQRAIERIGGVREGVLRKHRILHDGYVRDSVYYSILDDEWPQVKERLERLMNRQPVTE; translated from the coding sequence ATGTTCGATAGGGTTCTGGAAGGTACGTGGGTTCGACTCGAACCAATGACAGAGGAACACGTGGACGGGTTGTACGAGGCTGCGCAATCATCCGACATTTGGGCCTATATGCCGCGTACAATCACGACACGAGCGGACATGGTGTCACTTGTCAAAGATGCTTTGTCAGCTTACGCGGCGGGGGAAGAAGTTCCCTTTGTCGTCACGGACAAAGCGACGGATACAATCGTCGGGAGCACGCGGTTTCTGGACATTTCTGAACGAAACAGACAACTGGAAATTGGCTGGACGTGGCTCAACCCACGCGTCTGGCGTACCCCTGTGAACACAGAGTGCAAGTACCTTCTGCTCAAGGTATGCTTCGAGGATTTGAAACTGTTGCGCGTACAGATCAAAACGGATGCTCGCAACGTTCGATCCCAACGGGCCATTGAACGCATCGGCGGCGTTCGGGAAGGCGTCCTTCGCAAACATCGCATTTTGCATGACGGTTATGTTCGAGATTCCGTTTATTACAGTATTCTGGACGATGAATGGCCACAGGTGAAAGAACGGCTAGAGCGGTTGATGAACCGTCAACCCGTGACTGAATAG
- a CDS encoding 4a-hydroxytetrahydrobiopterin dehydratase — MERLNDEVIRQKLSKLPEWNLEEKLIHRRYRFASFPAAIAFVNRVAEIAEEKNHHPFISIDYKMVTVRLTSWHAGGLTDLDFNEAAYFDTVYAEMTD; from the coding sequence GTGGAACGCCTAAATGATGAAGTCATCAGGCAAAAACTCTCGAAGTTACCAGAGTGGAATCTAGAGGAGAAGTTGATTCACCGCCGCTACCGGTTTGCTTCTTTTCCGGCAGCCATTGCTTTCGTCAACCGAGTAGCTGAAATCGCTGAAGAGAAAAACCATCATCCTTTTATCTCCATCGACTACAAAATGGTCACGGTGCGACTGACCTCGTGGCATGCAGGTGGGCTAACTGATCTGGATTTCAATGAAGCCGCCTACTTCGACACGGTATATGCTGAAATGACTGACTGA
- a CDS encoding YhgE/Pip family protein, with product MNPFATVGREFRFNFGDLKRAIPIFAIFLIPILYAGTFLWAFWDPYGHLDRMPVAVVNEDQGASLNGHQVQAGQQLEDRLRSDNSLDWHFVSQSEAQKGLADNQYYMVITIPNDFSSEAAKAATTIGAPQPHLMSVTNDRHNYISGIIGRNAMESLQEKTAQELTKTYTTNLVSGLQQMETGLKSAKTGADQVASGANSLTANSGQLVQGAQKLAEGSQSIGTALQQANTGANQVANGAKSAYQGTQQLKGGLDQLTTAATQLQQGSTQLQGGASKLTSGLQSESAGAKQTASGASQVADGLAAYAKAHPELANDPQFQALVQSSGQVAQGSSQVAAASNQLLQGATQVNDGATKLSTGLNQFVPQLSKVRDGAAAMTSKEPALVTGSQQLAQGLAQLQSGASTLQFGAGTLATGVTQYTAGASKLAGGASTLANHLNSATNSLPTVNKSQLVSANSNPVGVTEQKTGGINNYGNGFAPYFLSLGLFVGALLMSIVIAFRDPPAKPQSGFAWFLSKTLLISMVGLVQALIADAILLFGLGVHTNSIGHFILFSCLASMTFVSIVQLFVTTMANPGRYLAVILLILQLTTSSGTYPVILSPRFFQSLNPYLPMTYSVDGFRYLVGGGEVSFMSSDIWHLFLYWGVFMALTIVYFLIRYRLDYGRKDAHGAPSQAALQA from the coding sequence ATGAATCCATTTGCTACTGTCGGAAGAGAATTTCGTTTTAACTTTGGCGATCTGAAACGGGCCATTCCCATTTTCGCCATTTTCCTCATCCCGATTCTTTACGCGGGAACATTCCTCTGGGCCTTTTGGGATCCGTACGGCCATTTGGACCGGATGCCGGTGGCCGTGGTGAACGAGGACCAAGGAGCCTCCTTGAACGGACACCAAGTTCAGGCGGGGCAGCAACTGGAGGATCGTCTGCGGTCAGACAACAGCTTGGATTGGCACTTTGTCTCCCAGTCCGAAGCACAAAAAGGGCTTGCGGACAATCAATACTACATGGTCATTACAATCCCGAACGATTTCTCCAGTGAAGCTGCCAAAGCTGCGACAACCATCGGTGCACCGCAACCGCATTTGATGAGTGTGACGAACGACAGGCACAATTACATCTCAGGCATCATCGGCCGAAACGCGATGGAAAGTTTGCAAGAAAAGACGGCCCAAGAGTTGACGAAGACGTACACGACGAATCTCGTCAGCGGCCTTCAGCAAATGGAAACGGGCCTCAAGAGCGCCAAAACAGGCGCCGATCAGGTTGCGTCCGGAGCCAACTCGTTGACCGCGAACAGTGGCCAACTGGTGCAAGGGGCGCAAAAACTCGCGGAGGGATCGCAATCCATTGGGACAGCACTGCAGCAGGCGAACACGGGTGCCAACCAAGTTGCGAACGGCGCGAAGTCAGCGTATCAGGGCACACAACAACTTAAGGGTGGCCTGGATCAACTGACGACAGCAGCGACACAGCTCCAGCAGGGTTCCACGCAGTTACAAGGTGGTGCTTCCAAGCTCACGAGCGGCCTTCAGAGCGAGTCGGCAGGCGCCAAACAAACGGCTTCCGGGGCCTCGCAAGTTGCCGATGGGCTCGCAGCATACGCAAAGGCCCATCCGGAGCTTGCAAATGACCCGCAGTTCCAAGCGCTCGTGCAGAGCAGCGGGCAGGTGGCACAGGGATCGTCCCAGGTGGCAGCGGCCAGCAATCAACTGCTGCAAGGGGCAACCCAAGTCAATGACGGGGCCACGAAACTGAGCACGGGACTGAACCAGTTTGTACCCCAGCTCAGCAAGGTACGTGACGGTGCCGCAGCCATGACGTCCAAGGAACCCGCCCTTGTAACGGGCAGCCAACAGCTCGCACAGGGCCTTGCCCAACTGCAAAGCGGCGCGTCAACGCTACAATTTGGAGCAGGAACGCTGGCTACGGGTGTCACACAATACACGGCAGGCGCAAGTAAGCTCGCTGGCGGTGCATCCACTCTCGCGAATCATTTGAACAGCGCAACCAATAGCTTGCCCACTGTGAACAAGTCGCAACTGGTTTCGGCAAATTCCAATCCAGTTGGCGTCACTGAGCAAAAAACGGGCGGCATCAACAACTACGGCAACGGGTTTGCACCCTATTTCCTCTCACTTGGTCTCTTTGTGGGAGCCTTGCTGATGTCCATCGTGATCGCCTTCCGCGATCCGCCCGCCAAACCACAATCCGGCTTCGCCTGGTTCCTGTCGAAAACATTGCTCATCTCCATGGTCGGCCTCGTCCAAGCGCTCATCGCCGATGCGATTCTGCTGTTCGGACTAGGCGTGCACACGAACAGTATCGGGCATTTCATCTTGTTCTCGTGCCTGGCCAGTATGACCTTTGTTTCTATCGTGCAACTGTTCGTCACGACGATGGCCAACCCAGGCCGCTATCTGGCAGTCATTTTGCTCATTCTCCAGTTGACGACAAGCTCAGGAACGTACCCGGTCATTTTATCGCCGAGGTTCTTCCAATCGCTTAACCCGTATCTGCCCATGACATACTCTGTCGACGGCTTCCGGTACTTGGTCGGTGGCGGCGAGGTCAGCTTCATGAGCTCGGACATCTGGCACCTGTTTTTGTATTGGGGTGTCTTCATGGCGCTGACGATCGTCTACTTTCTCATTCGCTACCGGCTGGATTACGGTCGCAAGGATGCGCATGGTGCGCCGAGTCAGGCGGCATTACAGGCGTGA
- a CDS encoding 3'-5' exonuclease, producing MYNTLIHPNRDIPPTASAGHHITLKHVADKPLFEEVGPTVMGYLEGAVIVAHNTQFDRSMIPETGSTVDLLYRLGRHLWPDDAPAFGNQVLNTG from the coding sequence TTGTACAACACGTTAATTCATCCAAATAGGGATATTCCTCCTACTGCGTCGGCAGGGCATCATATAACACTTAAACACGTGGCTGATAAGCCGCTCTTCGAAGAGGTTGGGCCTACCGTCATGGGTTATCTCGAAGGCGCCGTTATCGTTGCTCACAACACCCAATTCGACCGCTCAATGATTCCGGAAACGGGGTCGACCGTGGATTTGCTGTATCGGCTTGGAAGGCATTTGTGGCCGGATGATGCACCAGCATTCGGTAATCAGGTCTTGAATACTGGATGA
- a CDS encoding chromate transporter has translation MLALWWKLFLGFFIANILGYGGGPSTIPLMQAQIVHHYGWMSNAQFANLLAIANALPGPIATKIATALGYQVGGVVGIVVAIIATVVPSALLLIVLLRVLNRFRDSRVVKGMTRLIQPAITILMLLMTWELFHSSTSQLGIFQSLILAVIAFLLIEWRKVHPAFVIIGAFVYGGLLVPHIPAF, from the coding sequence ATGCTTGCCCTCTGGTGGAAACTGTTTTTAGGGTTTTTTATCGCCAACATTTTGGGCTACGGTGGTGGGCCGTCAACCATTCCGCTGATGCAGGCACAAATTGTGCACCACTACGGGTGGATGTCCAACGCGCAGTTTGCCAATCTGCTCGCCATTGCCAACGCACTGCCAGGCCCCATTGCCACGAAAATTGCCACAGCCCTAGGGTACCAGGTGGGGGGCGTCGTGGGTATCGTTGTCGCGATCATTGCCACGGTGGTGCCGTCCGCACTTTTGCTCATCGTGCTCTTGCGAGTGCTGAATCGTTTTCGCGATTCCCGCGTCGTCAAGGGGATGACTCGGCTGATTCAGCCAGCTATCACCATTTTGATGTTGCTTATGACGTGGGAGTTGTTTCACTCGTCAACCAGTCAACTCGGTATCTTTCAATCGCTTATCCTGGCCGTCATTGCGTTCCTACTGATCGAATGGCGGAAAGTACACCCCGCGTTCGTCATTATCGGGGCATTTGTATACGGTGGCCTGCTCGTCCCCCACATTCCCGCATTTTGA
- a CDS encoding chromate transporter encodes MQMNTSNELQNEPNPLSTGRALTQLVIAMVRTGVVGYGGGPSIIPLVRHEAVVRYRWISDDEFAEILALANTLPGPIATKMAAYLGYRLKGMLGAVIGILAHILPTTLAMVLLLGILMRLSGEKAVKGMIAAVNPVIVAMLAGMTYDFARKSYKGLGKWIALLCGVVAFVLLEIVHVPTAIVVLLYLAYGAGHLFLVSWVRSRMRKTKGDA; translated from the coding sequence ATGCAGATGAACACATCAAACGAGTTACAGAACGAGCCGAATCCTTTGAGCACAGGGCGGGCATTGACGCAGCTGGTCATTGCCATGGTCCGCACAGGGGTTGTCGGTTACGGCGGCGGGCCCTCGATTATTCCCTTGGTGCGGCATGAAGCGGTGGTACGGTACAGGTGGATATCGGACGACGAATTTGCAGAGATTTTGGCGCTCGCCAACACACTTCCGGGGCCCATTGCGACGAAGATGGCCGCTTATTTGGGCTATCGATTGAAAGGTATGCTTGGTGCTGTCATCGGGATTCTCGCACACATTTTGCCAACGACGCTTGCTATGGTTCTGCTCCTCGGCATTTTGATGCGGCTGTCGGGTGAAAAGGCGGTCAAAGGGATGATCGCGGCTGTGAATCCGGTCATTGTCGCCATGCTCGCGGGCATGACGTATGACTTTGCCAGGAAATCGTATAAGGGACTTGGCAAGTGGATCGCGCTGCTTTGTGGGGTCGTTGCCTTCGTTCTCTTGGAGATAGTCCACGTGCCGACGGCCATCGTCGTTTTGCTCTACCTTGCGTATGGTGCGGGACACCTCTTCCTCGTCTCGTGGGTTCGTTCGCGAATGCGGAAAACGAAGGGGGACGCCTGA
- the helD gene encoding RNA polymerase recycling motor HelD — MAVSEQDWRDEQTYVDHVRERIAERMDAMEVKAGSTKEDVVEIRRNFWDEVSVNLTNPDDIAETHFAIRQQAEVLADKERQYSTAAKVAKTLARLVENPFFGRVDFREDGESETDTVYIGLGSFRDEDTDEFLIYDWRAPISSLYYDHSPGRVSFQAPGGEITGEMEVKRQYVIRQGRIELMFDANVTIGDELLMEALGRHSDTQMRSIVATIQQEQNAVIRNDHSRMLIVQGAAGSGKTSAALQRVAYLLYKHRGTLTARQMVLFSPNTMFNSYVASVLPELGEENLEQTTFQEYLERRLKRHFQVEDPFDQLEFVLTEENATHYRARVEGIRYKSSYAFTRVIRAYCESLLNRGMRFRPISFRGKVIVSREQMREHFYSYEPNFRMNHRMESMRKWLLEQLVALEDAEKDADWVEDEVELLDPDDYRKAHQRVSRMNAHRDEVFNEHGQEREILGRMVVHRKLAKIRKRVQKLQFIDIPGLYRTMLEHIEEYAAVDDREALPDNWTDIARYTLEAMEQKQLPYEDATPYLYMMELVLGMSVNTSIQHVFIDEAQDYSRLQIEFIRHLFPRARMTILGDLNQSVYVHEPALARAHDLGDVYGEEHTEFIRLSRSYRSTFEIVEFTRRMTASDGEIVPFERHGERPRVIRTTDAEHNRRLVNEVRSLQDQGYSSIAVICKTAAESEKVYAAVKDDIESSLISKETTRFIHGIVVIPAYLAKGVEFDAVVVYDGSRTVYAHEHERQLFYTACTRAMHELVILSADEPSHFIADQPKDTYVLEHESETTC, encoded by the coding sequence ATGGCTGTATCTGAACAGGACTGGCGGGACGAGCAGACATATGTCGATCACGTTCGGGAACGCATCGCAGAGCGTATGGATGCGATGGAGGTCAAGGCGGGATCGACGAAGGAAGACGTTGTAGAAATTCGGCGTAACTTTTGGGACGAAGTTTCCGTCAACCTCACAAATCCGGATGACATTGCGGAGACGCATTTTGCCATTCGGCAGCAAGCGGAGGTGCTGGCGGATAAGGAGCGGCAGTATTCGACGGCAGCGAAAGTTGCCAAGACGCTGGCTCGTCTCGTGGAGAATCCCTTCTTTGGCCGTGTTGATTTTCGGGAGGATGGAGAATCAGAGACGGATACGGTGTATATCGGATTGGGATCGTTTCGGGATGAGGACACGGACGAATTCCTCATCTACGACTGGCGAGCACCGATTTCCAGCTTGTATTACGATCACTCTCCTGGACGCGTCTCCTTTCAGGCGCCAGGCGGGGAAATCACTGGCGAAATGGAAGTCAAGCGGCAGTACGTGATTCGTCAGGGACGGATCGAGTTGATGTTTGACGCAAACGTCACGATAGGCGACGAACTGTTGATGGAGGCGCTTGGGCGTCACTCGGATACGCAGATGCGCAGCATTGTGGCGACGATTCAGCAGGAGCAAAATGCGGTCATTCGGAACGATCACAGCCGTATGCTCATCGTCCAAGGTGCTGCCGGGAGCGGGAAGACATCGGCTGCGCTTCAGCGCGTGGCGTATTTGCTGTATAAACATCGGGGGACGCTCACGGCTCGCCAGATGGTTCTCTTTTCGCCAAACACCATGTTCAACAGTTACGTGGCATCGGTGCTGCCGGAACTTGGCGAGGAGAATTTGGAGCAAACGACCTTTCAAGAGTATCTGGAACGGCGTTTGAAACGGCATTTTCAAGTGGAAGACCCCTTTGATCAGCTCGAGTTCGTCCTCACCGAGGAGAACGCGACTCACTACCGAGCACGGGTCGAGGGAATACGGTACAAGTCATCCTACGCGTTTACACGGGTGATTCGGGCCTATTGTGAGTCGCTGCTCAACCGTGGCATGCGGTTTCGACCCATTTCCTTTCGAGGGAAGGTTATCGTCTCGCGGGAACAAATGCGCGAGCATTTTTACTCGTACGAACCGAACTTCCGCATGAATCACAGAATGGAATCCATGCGAAAGTGGCTGCTGGAGCAGTTGGTGGCGCTCGAGGATGCGGAGAAGGACGCGGATTGGGTGGAGGACGAAGTCGAACTGCTCGATCCCGATGACTACCGCAAAGCACATCAGCGAGTTAGCCGGATGAACGCACACCGGGATGAAGTCTTCAATGAACACGGACAGGAGCGGGAAATTCTCGGGCGGATGGTCGTTCATCGGAAACTGGCGAAAATTCGCAAACGAGTTCAGAAATTGCAGTTTATCGACATTCCAGGTTTGTATCGAACGATGCTGGAACACATCGAGGAATATGCAGCAGTGGATGATCGGGAAGCGTTGCCCGACAACTGGACGGACATTGCGAGGTACACGCTGGAGGCGATGGAACAAAAGCAGCTCCCGTATGAAGATGCGACACCGTATCTATATATGATGGAACTCGTCTTGGGCATGTCGGTCAACACGTCAATTCAGCACGTATTCATTGATGAGGCCCAAGATTATTCGCGACTTCAAATCGAGTTTATCCGGCACTTGTTCCCCCGTGCCCGAATGACGATTTTGGGCGATCTCAACCAGTCCGTCTACGTCCACGAGCCCGCGCTGGCCCGCGCTCATGACTTGGGTGACGTCTACGGTGAGGAACACACGGAGTTTATCCGCTTGTCGAGAAGCTATCGCTCGACATTTGAAATAGTCGAGTTTACGCGCAGAATGACGGCTTCGGACGGGGAAATCGTTCCCTTCGAACGACACGGTGAGCGCCCCAGGGTGATTCGGACGACTGATGCGGAACATAATCGGCGATTGGTGAATGAAGTTCGATCACTCCAGGATCAAGGTTATTCATCCATTGCCGTCATCTGTAAAACGGCTGCCGAAAGTGAAAAAGTTTATGCGGCCGTGAAGGACGACATCGAGAGTTCGCTCATCAGTAAGGAGACCACTCGGTTCATTCACGGGATCGTCGTCATTCCCGCGTATTTGGCAAAAGGTGTCGAGTTTGATGCGGTTGTTGTATATGACGGATCGCGCACAGTATATGCTCACGAACACGAGCGGCAGTTGTTTTATACGGCGTGTACGCGTGCGATGCACGAGTTGGTTATTTTGTCTGCGGACGAACCGAGTCACTTTATCGCGGACCAACCGAAAGACACTTACGTTCTAGAACACGAATCTGAAACCACGTGCTAG
- a CDS encoding putative quorum-sensing-regulated virulence factor, producing the protein MNAASPIPIEVMPFGKHKGARMDEIPVSYFGWALQNMTELDSDLRIAREEQAASRWMRDKPWAHIGVPPTK; encoded by the coding sequence TTGAACGCTGCGTCGCCCATACCGATTGAGGTCATGCCGTTTGGGAAGCACAAAGGAGCGCGTATGGACGAAATCCCCGTGAGCTACTTTGGTTGGGCGCTACAGAACATGACTGAACTTGATTCAGACTTACGGATAGCTAGGGAAGAACAGGCTGCGTCTCGCTGGATGCGTGACAAGCCATGGGCACATATAGGGGTACCGCCAACAAAATGA
- a CDS encoding gamma-glutamyltransferase family protein produces the protein MDFDALHYPFASRRNCVYATHGMVATSQPLAAQAGLQILQRGGNAIDAAVATAAVLTVVEPTSNGIGSDAFAIVWHKGKMHGLNGSGRSPAALTMDALKRRGLTELPAFGWLPVTVPGTPAAWADLVAKFGKLPLKSVLEPAIEYARHGFPVSPVAAKYWAFAAKRFGATLHGPEFENWFNVFTRDGAAPAAGEMFRSPAHADTLEAIANSNARDFYEGDLAGRIDSFSRETGGLIGKGDLMQHASEWVEPLSVDYRGYDVWELPPNGQGLVTLLALNILRGYDLGSMGEIERAHLQIEATKLAFEDARRHIADPDFMRIDVAELLSDEHTRAQRNRIGQCALQPLPGKHVRGGTVYLATADGEGNMVSYIQSNYMGFGSGIVVPGTGIALQNRGHNFSMDPDHPNALGPNKRTYHTIIPGFLTQGGRAVGPFGVMGGFMQPQGHTQVVVNTLDLALNPQAALDAPRWRWERDRDIVVESSMDAQVVQALADRGHNIEVTHDSGGFGRGQIIWRDEAGVLVGGTEPRTDGTVAAW, from the coding sequence ATGGATTTTGACGCCTTGCATTATCCGTTTGCGTCGCGTAGGAATTGCGTGTATGCCACACATGGTATGGTTGCGACGTCGCAGCCGCTCGCTGCACAGGCGGGGCTGCAGATTTTGCAGCGGGGTGGCAACGCAATCGATGCGGCTGTGGCCACGGCGGCGGTGTTGACGGTTGTGGAGCCAACGTCGAACGGGATCGGCAGCGATGCTTTTGCTATTGTTTGGCACAAAGGGAAGATGCACGGGCTCAACGGCAGCGGACGATCCCCAGCGGCCCTGACAATGGACGCCTTAAAGAGGCGGGGTTTGACGGAGCTGCCGGCGTTTGGCTGGTTACCCGTAACTGTCCCCGGGACACCGGCCGCATGGGCGGACTTGGTTGCGAAATTCGGGAAGCTGCCACTCAAATCTGTGCTGGAGCCGGCAATCGAGTATGCACGTCACGGGTTTCCTGTTTCGCCTGTTGCTGCGAAGTACTGGGCGTTTGCTGCGAAGCGGTTTGGGGCAACGCTGCACGGGCCGGAATTTGAAAATTGGTTCAACGTGTTCACGCGAGACGGAGCGGCACCGGCTGCTGGGGAAATGTTTCGGAGCCCAGCGCACGCGGATACGCTGGAGGCCATCGCTAATTCAAATGCGAGGGACTTTTATGAGGGAGACTTGGCGGGGCGGATCGACTCGTTCTCGCGTGAGACGGGGGGCCTCATTGGAAAAGGGGACCTCATGCAGCACGCGAGCGAATGGGTGGAGCCGCTGTCCGTGGATTACCGCGGCTACGACGTATGGGAGTTGCCGCCGAATGGGCAAGGCCTTGTGACGTTGCTCGCGCTGAATATTCTGCGGGGGTATGATTTGGGTTCGATGGGCGAGATCGAACGGGCGCATTTGCAGATTGAAGCGACTAAGTTGGCGTTTGAGGACGCGAGACGACACATTGCCGATCCCGACTTCATGCGCATCGACGTGGCGGAACTCCTCTCTGATGAACACACGAGGGCGCAGCGCAATCGGATTGGACAGTGTGCACTTCAGCCGTTGCCAGGTAAGCATGTGCGCGGGGGGACGGTGTATCTCGCAACGGCCGATGGCGAAGGCAATATGGTTTCCTATATTCAGAGCAACTATATGGGCTTCGGATCGGGGATTGTTGTGCCTGGAACGGGGATTGCACTGCAAAATCGCGGTCACAACTTCTCCATGGACCCGGACCACCCGAACGCGCTGGGGCCAAATAAACGGACTTACCACACGATTATCCCGGGCTTCTTGACGCAAGGCGGCAGAGCCGTCGGTCCCTTTGGCGTCATGGGCGGCTTTATGCAACCCCAAGGGCATACGCAAGTCGTGGTCAACACCCTCGATCTCGCCCTTAACCCACAAGCGGCACTGGACGCGCCGCGTTGGCGGTGGGAGCGAGATCGGGACATTGTCGTCGAGTCGTCTATGGATGCGCAGGTTGTGCAGGCTTTGGCGGATCGGGGACACAACATTGAAGTGACACACGACTCGGGGGGATTTGGTCGTGGTCAGATTATCTGGCGCGATGAAGCTGGGGTTCTTGTAGGTGGAACCGAACCGAGAACAGACGGCACCGTTGCTGCCTGGTAA
- a CDS encoding TetR/AcrR family transcriptional regulator — translation MDLSDRVVEAAATSFRQFGYKGTTMDQVARIANVGKGTIYTFFPSKEALFEHILNSLIDEMRRLAEEAIQPGDPFFVNLERAMRKVLQFRQQHELFVKLAHEVRYLGTAAVGEGLDRVERAIVSYLRRHIEDGIKHGDVKECNAELVAFILLKTYTAMVNEWALHHTPLTDDELMRIFHLVFAQGLDQSKQGGGSE, via the coding sequence ATGGATTTGAGCGATCGCGTCGTCGAAGCCGCTGCCACGTCCTTTAGACAGTTTGGCTACAAGGGAACGACGATGGACCAGGTGGCCCGCATCGCGAACGTTGGCAAAGGAACGATTTACACATTCTTCCCCAGTAAAGAGGCGTTGTTTGAGCACATTTTAAATTCGCTCATCGACGAGATGCGGCGGCTGGCCGAAGAAGCGATTCAGCCAGGTGATCCGTTCTTCGTCAACCTCGAACGCGCCATGCGGAAGGTCCTGCAGTTTCGCCAACAGCACGAACTGTTTGTGAAATTGGCACACGAGGTTCGGTATTTGGGAACGGCCGCTGTTGGTGAAGGTCTCGACAGAGTGGAACGCGCAATTGTGAGCTATTTGCGGCGTCACATTGAAGACGGAATCAAACATGGTGACGTGAAGGAATGCAACGCGGAACTGGTGGCGTTCATTCTCCTCAAAACATACACCGCGATGGTGAACGAGTGGGCGCTTCACCACACACCACTCACGGACGATGAACTCATGCGTATTTTTCACTTGGTATTCGCACAGGGTCTTGATCAATCTAAGCAAGGGGGTGGATCCGAATGA
- a CDS encoding cold-shock protein, giving the protein MQQGTVKWFNGDKGFGFISVEGGEDVFVHFSAIQSNGFRSLDEGQRVEFDIVEGPKGPQAANVVVIR; this is encoded by the coding sequence TTGCAACAAGGAACAGTGAAATGGTTTAACGGTGACAAGGGATTCGGATTCATTTCTGTTGAAGGCGGAGAAGACGTATTCGTACACTTCAGCGCTATACAAAGCAATGGTTTCAGATCACTTGACGAAGGCCAACGCGTGGAATTCGACATCGTTGAAGGACCAAAAGGCCCGCAGGCAGCGAACGTAGTCGTTATACGCTAA